Below is a window of Pseudomonas monteilii DNA.
CACGGAGGAGGTGCCGATGATCGAGTCGAGGATCTGGTCGGTCCGATAGCCGCCGACCGCCCAGTTGTCGCCATCCGGCCGGCCCAGGGCAGGGCTGAGTGGCGAGGTGGACGGCAGCAGGGCCGTCGGCGCGATCCCCAGTTGTTGACCCAGCAGGGTCGGTGAGACCTGCCCGTAGGCGCCGTCCGGACCGCGGTTGGTGAAGCGCAGGCCATCGGGCAGGTGCTGGGCATCGGGAAACTGCCCTGCGTCGCTCAGGCTATCACCGAACACGATCATGCCCGAGTAAGGCGTTGGGGCGGCCAGGGCGGGCCCCGCCGACAGAATGAGCGTGCCGAGCAGCGCGCGCAGGAAAGGGGGAGTGCGCATGGGGCGGTCCTTGTTATTGGAGTTGTGAGGGAACGATAGCCGACCGTGGAAAAACGGCCGCTGGACCCGTCGCATGCTGGTGCACTCGGTTTTCTCCGGGATAGGAGACGCTTCCCAAGTTAGGTTAGGAAATTTCCCAACTCACCCATCGTGCAAGCCGATGGACAAACCGGCTTGCATCGGGCTCAAAACCGCTGCCAACGGGCGCGACGGCGACCGATCCAGCACAGACGTCATCGCCCGATGCGGTGCAGATCCGACGCCTTTGAACAGGCGAGAAAACCTCGGAAAAAGGGGTCGACGCTCGCTTCGGCGCAACGCTATACTCGGGCCACATTTCACGCAGGCCATGGCATCGCGCCATGCCCGCACACCCTCGATGGTTAGGTAGCATGACCTGTCACGCAGCGACTTCATTCACCCGTTGGTGGCGCTTCCTCTAGGAAGCGGCAAGTCGTTGCGGTTTGAAACCGGACCCTGCCGCCGTCATCGGCCAGCAGGTTTCAGATTCCAGACAGCTCACCGGTACGGCGGCTCCAACCCCCAGGAGAACGCCCCATGCCGATTCACCGTTCCATGCCCTACACGACAATCCCCGCACGTGCTGCCAGCCGTGTGTGGCTTGCCCTGCGCGCTGCATGGCGCCGGGTGGTCGACACAGGTCCGCGGCAGGTCGCTGCCCCAGGGTTTTTCTCTCATCGACTCGAGTGCACAGGTGCCCCATGCTGCTGATGATCGACAACTACGACTCCTTCACCTACAACGTGGTGCAGTACCTGGGCGAGCTGGGGGCCGAGGTCAAGGTCATCCGCAACGATGAGCTGACCCTCGCCGAGATCGAGGCCCTGGCCCCGGAGCGCATCGTCGTCTCTCCCGGCCCCTGCACCCCGAGCGAAGCCGGGATTTCCCTCGAAGCCATCCGGCATTTTGCCGGCAAGCTGCCGATCCTGGGCGTCTGCCTGGGCCATCAGTCCATCGGCCAGGCGTTCGGGGGTGACGTGGTGCGTGCCCGACAAGTGATGCATGGCAAGACCAGCCCCGTCCATCATCGCGACCTGGGCGTGTTCGCCGAACTGGCCAACCCGGTCACCGTGACGCGCTACCACTCGCTGGTGGTCAAGCGCGAGACCTTGCCCGAGTGCCTGGAAGTCACGGCCTGGACGGCGCACGACGATGGCTCGGTGGACGAGATCATGGGCCTGCGCCACAAGACCCTGAACGTCGAAGGCGTGCAGTTCCACCCCGAATCGATCCTGACCGAACAAGGCCACGAGCTGTTCGCCAACTTCCTCAAGCAGACCGGCGGACAGCGCTAAGGACAGACCATGGATATCAAGAGTGCATTGAGCCGCATCGTCGGCCAGCTGGACCTGTCGACCGACGAAATGCGCGATGTCATGCGCCAGATCATGACGGGCCAGTGCAGTGACGCGCAGATCGGCGCCTTTCTCATGGCCATGCGCATGAAGAGCGAGAGCATCGACGAGATCGTCGGGGCGGTGTCGGTGATGCGCGAGCTGGCCGACAAGGTCGAACTGGTCAACCCCGAAGGCGTGGTCGACATCGTCGGTACCGGTGGCGACGGCGCCAACATCTTCAACGTGTCCACGGCATCGGCCTTCGTGCTGGCCGCGGCAGGCTGCCCCGTGGCCAAGCATGGCAACCGCGCGGTGTCCGGCAAGAGCGGCAGCGCCGACCTGCTGGAAGCCGCCGGCATCTACCTCAACCTCACCCCCGTTCAGGTGGCGCGCTGCGTCGATGCCCTGGGCATCGGTTTCATGTTCGCCCAGGGCCACCATTCGGCGATGAAGCACGCGGCCGGCCCGCGCCGTGACCTGGGGCTGCGCACCCTGTTCAACATGCTGGGCCCGCTTACGAATCCGGCCGGCGTGCGCCATCAGGTCGTCGGCGTGTTCAGCCAGGCCTTGTGCAGACCACTCGCCGAAGTGCTGCAGCGCATGGGCAGCAAGCATGTGCTGGTGGTGCACTCCAAGGATGGTCTGGACGAGTTCAGCCTGGCGGCGCCAACGTTCGTCGCCGAACTGAACAAGGGCGAGATCTCCGAATACTGGGTCGAGCCTGAAGACCTGGGCATCAAGAGCCAGAGCCTGCATGGCCTGGCGGTGGACGGTCCGCAGGCATCCCTGGCGCTGATCCGCGATGCCCTGGGCCGGCGCAAGACCGAAGAAGGACAGAAGGCTGCCGAAATGATCGTGCTCAATGCGGGTGCCGCGCTGTACGCGGCCGACCATGCCATGAGTCTCAAGTCGGGGGTCGACCTGGCGCACGACGTCCTGCACACCGGGCTGGCCTGGGAGAAAGTGCAGGAGCTGGGCGCCTTTACCGCGGTATTCAAGCAGGAGAACGAGGCATGAGCGTACCGACGGTGTTGGAGAACATTCTGGCGCGCAAGGTCGAGGAAGTGGCCGAGCGCCGCCGCCGGGTCGGTCTGGACGAACTCGAGCGACTGGCTGCCGCGGCCGATGCGCCGCGGGGTTTTGCCAGGGCGCTGATCGAGCAGGCCGGGCAGAAGAAGCCGGCGGTGATTGCCGAGATCAAGAAGGCCTCGCCGAGCAAGGGCGTGATCCGCGAGCAGTTCGAACCGGCCGAGATCGCGGTCAGCTACGAGAAGGGGGGCGCGACCTGCCTGTCGGTGCTGACCGACATCGATTTCTTCCAGGGCGCCGATGCGTACTTGCAGCAAGCGCGCGCGGCCTGTGCCCTGCCGGTCATTCGCAAGGATTTCTTGATCGACCCTTACCAGGTGGTGGAAGCCCGTGCGCTGGGTGCCGACTGCATCTTGCTGATCGTATCGGCGCTGGACGACGTGCGCATGGCCGAACTGGCCGCCACGGCCAAGCAGGTTGGCCTGGACGTGCTGGTGGAAGTGCACGATGGCCATGAGCTGGAGCGTGCGCTGGCTACGCTGGACACGCCGTTGATCGGAGTGAACAACCGTAACCTGCACACCTTCGAGGTCAGCCTGGAAACCACGCTGGACCTGCTGCCGAGGATTCCGCGCGACCGTCTGGCGATCACCGAGAGCGGCGTGCTCAACCGCGCCGACGTCGACCTGATGAAGATCAACGAGGTGTATGCCTTCCTGGTCGGCGAGGCGTTCATGCGGGCCGAGTTGCCAGGGCAGGAGTTGCAGCGTCTGTTCTTCCCCGAACTGCCGGTGCAGGGCTCGGGCGGCGCGCTGGACTGAGTCTGGCGGCTACGTCGAACGACAGGGATTGTGGAGGCCGCACGGCGGCATGGACGAGGAGGCGCGATGACGGACGGTGTGTTGAACCTCGAGGTGGAGCAAGGTCTGCAGGCTGAGCAGGCCTTGCTGACGGAGGTGTGCCAGGGGCAGCGCGAATCCGGCCTGCTAGTCTGGCGGCCCACCGACCGTGCGCTGGTCATGCCCCGGCGCATGAGCCGTCTGGAGGGCTTCGAGAGCGCCAGCCGGCAGCTCGCCGACGCGGGGTGGCCGATCCTGCTCCGCGAGACCGGGGGCGAACCCGTGCCGCAATCGTCAGCGACGGTCAACCTGGCGCTGGTCTATGGGGCGCCGCGCAGCGAAGGCGATCATGGCCGTATCGAGCGGGCCTACGAGCGTCTGTGCCTCCCCTTGTGCGAGCTGCTCGGCGTGTGGGGCGTGGACACGTCGCTGGGCGAGGTGGAAGGCGCCTTCTGCGATGGCCGCTACAACGTCAATATCCAGGGGCGCAAGTGGGTCGGCACGGCCCAGCGCTGGCGCCAGGGGCTGGGTGGCAAGCGGCCGGTCGTGCTGGTCCATGGCGCCTTGCTGCTCGAGGATGAGCGCGTCTCGATGATTCAGGCCGTGAACCGCTTCAACACCTGTTGCGCCCTGGAGCAGCGGTGCCAGGTCGAGAGCCATATCGCCTTGAGCGAGGTGGTGCCGGATGCGCCCTGGGCGCGCGACTTCGTCCGCGTGTACCAGGACGTGCTCCATGCCTTGCCCAGCGAGTGATCCGGTGGGTGTCAGCGTGC
It encodes the following:
- a CDS encoding anthranilate synthase (TrpG; with TrpE catalyzes the formation of anthranilate and glutamate from chorismate and glutamine; TrpG provides the glutamine amidotransferase activity) translates to MLLMIDNYDSFTYNVVQYLGELGAEVKVIRNDELTLAEIEALAPERIVVSPGPCTPSEAGISLEAIRHFAGKLPILGVCLGHQSIGQAFGGDVVRARQVMHGKTSPVHHRDLGVFAELANPVTVTRYHSLVVKRETLPECLEVTAWTAHDDGSVDEIMGLRHKTLNVEGVQFHPESILTEQGHELFANFLKQTGGQR
- the trpD gene encoding anthranilate phosphoribosyltransferase (Catalyzes the conversion of N-(5-phospho-D-ribosyl)-anthranilate and diphosphate to anthranilate and 5-phospho-alpha-D-ribose 1-diphosphate), with the translated sequence MDIKSALSRIVGQLDLSTDEMRDVMRQIMTGQCSDAQIGAFLMAMRMKSESIDEIVGAVSVMRELADKVELVNPEGVVDIVGTGGDGANIFNVSTASAFVLAAAGCPVAKHGNRAVSGKSGSADLLEAAGIYLNLTPVQVARCVDALGIGFMFAQGHHSAMKHAAGPRRDLGLRTLFNMLGPLTNPAGVRHQVVGVFSQALCRPLAEVLQRMGSKHVLVVHSKDGLDEFSLAAPTFVAELNKGEISEYWVEPEDLGIKSQSLHGLAVDGPQASLALIRDALGRRKTEEGQKAAEMIVLNAGAALYAADHAMSLKSGVDLAHDVLHTGLAWEKVQELGAFTAVFKQENEA
- the trpC gene encoding indole-3-glycerol-phosphate synthase (involved in tryptophan biosynthesis; amino acid biosynthesis; converts 1-(2-carboxyphenylamino)-1-deoxy-D-ribulose 5-phosphate to C(1)-(3-indolyl)-glycerol 3-phosphate and carbon dioxide and water), giving the protein MSVPTVLENILARKVEEVAERRRRVGLDELERLAAAADAPRGFARALIEQAGQKKPAVIAEIKKASPSKGVIREQFEPAEIAVSYEKGGATCLSVLTDIDFFQGADAYLQQARAACALPVIRKDFLIDPYQVVEARALGADCILLIVSALDDVRMAELAATAKQVGLDVLVEVHDGHELERALATLDTPLIGVNNRNLHTFEVSLETTLDLLPRIPRDRLAITESGVLNRADVDLMKINEVYAFLVGEAFMRAELPGQELQRLFFPELPVQGSGGALD
- a CDS encoding lipoate--protein ligase, whose translation is MTDGVLNLEVEQGLQAEQALLTEVCQGQRESGLLVWRPTDRALVMPRRMSRLEGFESASRQLADAGWPILLRETGGEPVPQSSATVNLALVYGAPRSEGDHGRIERAYERLCLPLCELLGVWGVDTSLGEVEGAFCDGRYNVNIQGRKWVGTAQRWRQGLGGKRPVVLVHGALLLEDERVSMIQAVNRFNTCCALEQRCQVESHIALSEVVPDAPWARDFVRVYQDVLHALPSE